One stretch of candidate division KSB1 bacterium DNA includes these proteins:
- a CDS encoding DEAD/DEAH box helicase, translating into MKFENYNISMEIKKNLSKLGFKRPTDIQFKSIPSIMKGEDVFAIAQTGTGKTAAFVIPIVNKIHNNKSSKHSFGIKCIVLVPTRELALQIGEVFFTLAKHTKVKTFSLYGGVEQDPQIKKLQDGIDILIATPGRMFDLISQGYIKLSNIDTLILDEADQMLDLGFIKDIKSIKKKLTRKHQTLFFSATINHALKKLAFSQVSSSAIRIQISPDDPVSKNVSHFVVFVEMEDKRFFLQRFISSNPASKIIVFVRTRVRAERVAKAMERVQINSFTIHGEKEQSNRNEVMKRFKGGGFNILIATDVSARGIDIPDVNYVINYDLPDKPENYVHRVGRTGRGIKKGIAISFCSKEEKEILGDIQKLLNKEIEVINIHKKDYAFTIEPPKEEVNWQALMNSHENKIKIKKKQSKKTKKQM; encoded by the coding sequence ATGAAGTTTGAAAATTACAATATTTCAATGGAAATAAAAAAGAACCTGTCAAAACTTGGTTTTAAGCGTCCGACGGATATACAATTTAAATCGATCCCATCGATTATGAAAGGAGAAGACGTATTTGCTATAGCTCAAACGGGAACGGGCAAGACAGCTGCATTTGTAATTCCTATTGTTAATAAAATCCACAACAATAAAAGCAGTAAACACTCCTTTGGCATTAAGTGTATCGTTCTGGTTCCAACTCGGGAATTAGCATTGCAGATTGGCGAGGTATTTTTCACCCTCGCGAAACACACTAAAGTTAAAACCTTTTCCCTTTATGGCGGCGTCGAACAGGATCCCCAAATCAAGAAGCTGCAAGATGGCATCGATATTCTGATCGCAACTCCAGGTCGCATGTTCGACCTCATCAGCCAGGGATATATTAAACTTTCTAATATCGACACACTAATATTGGATGAAGCCGACCAAATGCTGGATTTAGGGTTTATAAAAGATATAAAATCTATAAAGAAAAAACTCACCAGAAAACATCAAACTCTTTTCTTCTCCGCAACCATTAATCATGCGCTCAAAAAGCTTGCGTTTTCACAGGTAAGTAGTTCTGCAATTCGTATTCAGATATCCCCTGATGATCCTGTCTCCAAAAATGTCTCTCACTTTGTAGTATTTGTTGAAATGGAGGACAAACGGTTTTTTTTGCAGAGATTCATATCGAGTAATCCCGCTAGTAAGATCATTGTATTTGTTAGAACAAGAGTACGGGCTGAACGAGTGGCAAAAGCTATGGAGCGGGTTCAGATAAACTCCTTTACAATTCATGGTGAAAAAGAACAGTCCAATCGGAATGAAGTCATGAAGCGATTTAAAGGCGGCGGCTTTAATATCCTCATTGCCACAGATGTAAGCGCTCGGGGAATCGATATACCGGATGTAAACTATGTCATCAACTACGACTTGCCTGATAAGCCTGAAAATTATGTGCACAGAGTGGGAAGAACCGGGCGAGGGATCAAGAAAGGAATTGCCATCTCCTTTTGCAGTAAGGAAGAGAAAGAAATACTTGGAGATATTCAAAAATTGTTAAATAAAGAAATCGAGGTCATAAATATCCACAAAAAGGATTATGCATTTACGATCGAGCCTCCCAAAGAAGAAGTCAACTGGCAAGCGTTGATGAATAGCCACGAAAATAAAATAAAAATCAAGAAGAAACAATCTAAAAAAACTAAAAAGCAGATGTGA
- a CDS encoding type II toxin-antitoxin system PemK/MazF family toxin produces the protein MKSTITYKKWDIIIVPFPFTNLTTIKRRPALIVSPDEYNSNQDIVIAFLTSKLGLEYRIGDYKIKNWSEANLPKPS, from the coding sequence ATGAAATCTACAATAACTTATAAGAAATGGGATATTATCATAGTTCCTTTTCCTTTTACAAATTTGACAACCATTAAAAGAAGACCAGCATTAATTGTTTCTCCCGATGAATACAATAGTAATCAAGATATTGTTATTGCATTCTTAACAAGTAAATTGGGATTAGAATATAGAATTGGCGATTATAAAATTAAAAATTGGTCAGAAGCAAATTTACCAAAACCATCATAG
- a CDS encoding insulinase family protein: MNRMKLIAFFLSAITTVGFAQDYTHPREMNLPKSNFSRPNPNNYRLALENGLVAFVVEDRRVPLVTITALIRAGTASDRRQGSAEALTYAMRHEGPIGETKESFQDKLRSMAANFQVLMGPEITQISLNVPSEDAWDALDLMSSLLQKPQINQFVIETLQRISAPKTDPSASAIEESGPVLYEGSLTSAVERFKAILFADHPYGLKPTSEDYQKLKLSRIKDFHKKYFIPGNTAIALSGDFSTNVAREKLTESFRNWKSRSIPKQKNARNVRAPKIRHVYTYPSDKLQAWVVLGHELPFLPLKDQAALQVMNYILGGGHFDTRLFRETRDKRGLTNDDSGFPEINWYGPGYYTFRTYGRPEVINLLVELTLQEIKRIRTEPVSEEELFVAKNALADGVFQMGFENGHTTALTFAEEWLRYNNHHESASYVDRIRKVTKKDVLSAAKKFLHPERMQLVLMGPIEKVLSSNYSEGDFSIREFGEMAAGK; the protein is encoded by the coding sequence ATGAACCGAATGAAACTAATCGCATTTTTCTTGTCGGCTATAACGACTGTTGGATTTGCACAAGACTACACCCATCCAAGGGAGATGAATCTACCTAAAAGTAACTTTAGTCGGCCCAATCCAAACAATTATAGATTAGCGCTCGAGAACGGTCTGGTTGCCTTTGTGGTTGAAGACCGCCGTGTGCCCCTGGTGACCATTACAGCGTTGATACGGGCTGGAACAGCAAGTGATAGGAGGCAAGGATCTGCGGAAGCTTTGACTTATGCAATGCGCCACGAGGGACCCATTGGAGAAACTAAGGAAAGTTTCCAGGATAAATTACGAAGTATGGCAGCCAATTTTCAAGTTTTGATGGGACCGGAGATTACCCAAATTAGTCTCAATGTTCCTTCCGAAGACGCCTGGGACGCTCTTGATCTCATGAGTAGTTTATTGCAGAAACCGCAAATAAACCAGTTTGTGATTGAAACACTACAACGCATTTCTGCACCGAAAACCGATCCATCGGCATCAGCTATAGAGGAGAGCGGTCCGGTTCTATACGAAGGTTCATTGACTTCGGCGGTCGAGCGCTTTAAGGCAATATTGTTTGCCGATCATCCGTACGGCTTGAAGCCGACCAGCGAAGACTACCAAAAGCTGAAGCTTAGCCGCATTAAAGATTTCCACAAAAAATATTTTATACCTGGCAATACAGCCATAGCCTTATCCGGTGATTTTAGCACAAATGTAGCCAGAGAAAAATTAACGGAGAGTTTTAGGAATTGGAAATCTCGATCCATTCCAAAACAAAAGAATGCCAGAAATGTTAGGGCGCCAAAAATTCGACATGTCTATACGTATCCATCTGACAAGCTGCAAGCCTGGGTAGTATTGGGACATGAATTGCCGTTCCTACCGCTCAAAGACCAGGCTGCTTTGCAGGTTATGAATTATATTCTCGGTGGCGGCCATTTTGATACCCGCTTATTTCGCGAGACCCGGGACAAACGAGGTTTGACAAATGATGATAGCGGATTTCCGGAAATCAATTGGTATGGTCCTGGTTATTATACTTTTCGCACTTACGGTCGCCCAGAAGTAATTAACCTGTTGGTTGAATTAACACTTCAGGAGATTAAACGCATTCGGACTGAACCAGTCAGCGAAGAAGAACTTTTCGTGGCGAAAAATGCCCTTGCTGACGGGGTATTTCAAATGGGTTTTGAAAACGGCCATACCACAGCCCTCACCTTCGCAGAAGAGTGGCTGCGTTATAACAACCATCACGAAAGCGCTAGCTACGTGGACCGGATTCGCAAAGTGACTAAAAAGGATGTTTTATCGGCAGCCAAAAAATTCCTGCATCCGGAACGAATGCAATTGGTTCTTATGGGACCGATCGAAAAGGTTTTAAGCAGTAACTATTCCGAAGGAGATTTTAGCATAAGGGAGTTTGGAGAGATGGCTGCTGGGAAGTGA
- a CDS encoding insulinase family protein codes for MILVEQRYGDLNRPTTPYYEAMNALVSTVHPVFWPEGFLSDFEQYTRHYHNDLYKRYFIPNNTTLIFIGGVTLEEMIPQVDHYFGWMKRQPEPTRVKAIEPQPQAEKRMLWRSTKLAPRVEMRFLIPAVGHPDRPFFDVLGEIIEMELTSELKTAQIKCSVNVNTRVVHTSRFGVPATLNIEVSGMDENSLAHTERVMLSTFEQMKEFAVPQEHLELAKKRLRTQWFRTAVDADRLAFEIGHFQIMDSWRALTPYLQAREATTLKQINQIANKYLIEKNRSVGMVKRPVDSIKTDEVTQ; via the coding sequence ATGAATGCCTTGGTTTCAACCGTCCACCCGGTATTCTGGCCTGAAGGATTTCTTTCCGATTTTGAGCAATACACACGCCACTACCATAATGACTTGTATAAACGCTACTTTATCCCCAATAATACGACCCTCATTTTTATCGGTGGTGTCACTCTTGAAGAAATGATTCCTCAGGTTGATCACTACTTTGGCTGGATGAAACGGCAGCCGGAACCCACCCGCGTGAAGGCTATCGAACCACAGCCGCAAGCCGAAAAGAGAATGTTATGGCGAAGTACAAAGCTAGCCCCTCGGGTTGAAATGCGATTTTTAATTCCAGCAGTAGGCCATCCTGATCGTCCTTTTTTTGATGTTCTGGGAGAAATCATCGAAATGGAATTAACCTCAGAGCTCAAAACGGCTCAGATTAAGTGCAGTGTAAATGTTAACACCCGGGTAGTCCATACAAGCCGATTTGGAGTGCCCGCAACACTAAACATCGAAGTCAGCGGAATGGACGAAAATTCACTGGCGCACACTGAACGAGTAATGCTGTCGACATTCGAGCAAATGAAGGAATTCGCAGTGCCGCAGGAACATCTCGAACTTGCCAAGAAAAGGCTGCGTACCCAGTGGTTTAGGACCGCCGTAGATGCAGATCGATTGGCTTTTGAAATTGGCCACTTTCAGATTATGGACAGCTGGCGTGCCTTAACACCCTACCTCCAGGCGCGCGAAGCTACAACACTGAAGCAGATCAATCAAATCGCCAACAAATATTTGATTGAAAAAAACCGATCAGTGGGAATGGTTAAACGGCCAGTTGACAGTATCAAAACAGACGAGGTAACCCAATGA